TAACCAAAGTGAGATGTCATTATCGACTAAACCTAATATTGTGGGTTATAACGGCGATCGCCGAAAAATTCTCGTAGTTGATAACAAATGGCAAAATCGTGCAGTACTTATCGATTTGCTAGAACCTTTGGGATTTCAGCTTATGGAAGCAGTTGATGGACAAGATGGATTAAATAAAGCGGCTCAATTTCAGCCTCATATAATTTTAATGGATTTGGTTATGCCTTTAATGGATGGATTTGAAGCAATCCGCCATTTACGGAAATCCTCCTCATTAAAAAATATTAAAGTAATTGCCATTTCCGCCAGTACACTAAATTTAGATCGAAAATCAGGTCTTCAAATAGGTTGTGATAGTTTTTTACCCAAGCCTATTCAAGAAGAAGAATTATTAGAACACATAGGAAGTCATCTCGATCTAGAATGGATTTATGAAGATAAAAGATGGCAACCAAATATTGCAGCACCAGAAGTAAAAAATAACGCTCCTGATATTTCTTCAATTAGCAGTAATCTTGCTCAACTTTCTGCTCAACTCCAACTTGATATACTTCTTGATTTAGCAATGCAGGGAGATTTACAAGCCATTATAGAATATGTTGAGCAACTACAACAAATGGACGATCGCTGGATTCCTTTTACCACGCAAATAAATCAACTGGCAAAAGCATTTGAAGAACAGCAACTTTTAGAATTAATTCGCCACTACAGAGAACAATTATGAGTATTTCCACTTCAGCTACTATTTTAATTGTTGACGATACCCCAGCCAACTTAAATGTTTTGTTTGATTTCTTGAAAGACGCAGGGTTTAAAGTATTAGTGGCTCAAGGAGGAAAAAGCGCCATTCAAAAAGTAGATTATGCTGCTCCTGACTTAATTTTACTAGATATTTTAATGCCAGATATTGATGGTTTTGCTACTTGTCAAGCCTTAAAAACTAACCCAACTACTAAAGATATTCCGATTATTTTCATGAGTGCGCTTTCAGAAACAGTTGATAAAGTTAAAGGCTTACAATTAGGGGCAGTTGACTATATTACTAAACCTTTTCAACATGAAGAAGTCTTAGCCAGAATTCAATTACACCTTAATTTACGCAATCTAAATCGTCAAATTCAACAACAAAATATTGAGTTAGAGAAGCAAATTCAAGAACGCATTCAAGTAGAAGCGGAACTACGGAAACAAGAAGCGAAACTACGTTTAATTACAGATTCTTTACCCGTACTTATTGCTTATATTGATTGTAATTATTACTATCGATTTGTTAATCGTGGTTATGAAGAATGGTTCAACTTGCCTAAAGAAAAAATAGAAAATCGATCGATCCAAGAACTGCTCAGCAATACTAGGTATCAAGAGCTTATACCTAAGTTGAAACAAGCTTTTTCTGGTCAAGTAGTTAAATTTGAAAATAATCTGATTCGGGAAGGCAATTTGCACAATCTTGAAATTACTTATGTACCAGATAAAACTGGTGATGAAGTCATTGGAACTTATGTTTTAATTCAAGATGTAACTGAACGCAAACAGTTAGAAAGACAGCTTTTGCGATCGCAACGCATGGAAAGTTTAGGAACTTTAGCTAGTGGTATTGCTCATGATTTAAATAATGTACTGACTCCTATTCTCATTTCAGTACAATTATTAGCTATGAAACACCAGGATAAACAAAGTCAACAGTGGTTAGAATTGTTAGAAAATAATACTAAAAGAGGAGCCGATCTAATTCGACAAGTTATGTTATTTGTTCGGGGAATGGAGGGAAATCATACCTTAATTCAACCTGAATATTTACTTCGCCAAATCAAACAAATGTTAAAGGAAACGTTTCCTAAATCAATCACAATTTCTACAGAAATTAGTCCCGAATTATGGGCTGTTTCTGGTGATGAAACTCAACTACATCAGGTACTAGTTAATCTTTGCGTTAACGCTCGTGATGCCATGCCAAATGGAGGATTCCTAAAACTTTCAGTCCAAAATTTAGTTGTAGATGCTACTTATACTCAAACACATATTGATGCTAGAGTTGGATCTTATGTTTTACTGACAGTTTCTGATACAGGAATAGGAATTCCACCCGAAATTATCGATCGCATTTTTGAACCTTTCTTTACTACTAAAGAGTTTGGTCAAGGCACTGGCTTAGGTTTATCTACTGCAATTGGAATTATTAAAAGTCACGGTGGCTTTATTACAGTTTCTAGTCTTCCTCATCAAGGAACAACATTTAAAGTATTTTTGCCTGCATTTATCTCTTCAGTCACAAAAACTCAAAAAGAGCTAGACCTTCCGATGGGAAATGGGGAAACAATTTTAATTGTCGATGATGAAGTAGCAATCCGGGAAATCACCCAAAAATCATTAGAAGCTTATGGTTATCAAAGTTTAACTGCAACTAATGGAATGGAAGCTGTTTCTATTTATTTGCAGTATTCTGAAGAGATTGATTTAGTAATAATAGATATGATGATGCCAACAATGGATGGTTCAATGGCTATTCGTACCCTTAAAGCAATAAATCCTCATTTAAAAATTGTTGCAGTTAGTGGATTAATTAGTGGTGATAAATTGACAGAATTAACCGGAGTAGATGTTCAGGCTTTTTTGACAAAACCTTTTACAGCTAAAGAATTATTAGTTACTATAAATCAGGTGATTTAATGCCAAAATAAGATAAAAACCCAATTTTACCTTTATTTATGCACGCGCTCTCTTCTCTGAGTGTTAAAGTATAATTAGTAATTCAATTATTATGTATTTAGATTAGTGGGAATAAATATGAATTTAAAAACAAAAGGGATACTGGCTTATTTGGCGATCGCATTTATCCCCGCTTGGCTATACTGGACTATGGTTTGGTTAACCGGAATTTCTGGTACTGACCCAATTTTTCAAGCAGCAGTTTTACCGGGCGCATTCGCCCCAGCATTAGCTTGTTATATAGTTCGTAAATGGGTGACTAAAGAAGGCTTTGCCGATGCCGGGTTACAACTCAAATTAAAAAAGAATTGGAGTTATTATTTATTTGCTTGGTTATTACCATTAGCAGTAACCGCAATAATTATCATTTTAGCCAGTGTGTTCAACTTAGGTCAACCAGATTTTACATTACAAAACTTTTTTAGCAGTCTAAATTTAACAGATGGCAAACCAGAAACTTCTGAGAATATCCTCTTTTTTCTGTTACCTACTCTCTTGATTCAAGCAATTGTACTTGCTACACCCATTGTTTGGGGAGAAGAATTTGGCTGGCGTAGCTATTTACAAATTCGCTTACTAGCAGACCGTCCATTATTAGCAGCAATTGCTACAGGCATAATTTGGGGAATATGGCATTACCCATTAATTTTTATGGGCTACGAACGATATGATAATCAAATTTTGGGACTACTAATTTTTACAATTTTCACAATTTTATTATCGATTATTTTCGGTTGGTTAAGGTTAAAAACCGGAAGTGTTTGGGCTGCTAGTGTGGGGCATGGAGCCACAAATGCGATCGGTGGTTCATTAACTTTAATGCTATTTTCCGGGAGTAAGAATTGGATGTGGGTTGGTTATAATGGTATCCTGGCTTGGATTCCTTTGGGAATAGTTTGTGCGTGGCTTATTTTCACAGGAAAACTGCAAAAAAATCAGTCTAATCAACTATCATCAAATTAAATTCTTCTTGTTAAGAATAGTATTTCACCTTACTCTCGGTTCGGCTTCCCGTTGCAAACAAAACACTTGAAAGGTTTTTCATCATGAACAAAGCATTGGAAAAAATATCTTCGGTGACACTGCGTGCGGGAAAATCAGAAGATGCGCTTCCCTGTGGCACTATTTTGTATGAAGGATTTCGTGCCATTACGGAAAAGCACGGCTTTGGACTCGACTTTCCTTCTGCGGAGTTTGCAGCAGAGATGTTGGCCGAAATTTTAGCAAATCCAGAGGTTTATTCAGTGATAGCTGAGGCTGAGGATGGGCGCATCATCGGGAGCAACTTTTTATGGGAAGGCGACACTATTGCTGGGATCGGTCCCACTACAGTAGATCCAGCCGCGCAAAATCGATCGGTTGGTCGCCGCCTGATGGAAAATGTTTTACAACGGGCACAAGAGAAAAAGTACATCGGTGTGCGACTAGTTCAAGCCACATATAACAATTGCTCGCTTTCTCTGTATACAAAACTCGGCTTTGATGTGCGCGAACTACTAGCGAACCTACAAGGAAAACCACTTAGTTTGAAGATACCCGATCGCACCGTTCGTCCTCTGAAGCCACCCCAGGTCTAAAGACACGGGGGTTCAAAATGCGATGATGCCTCTACTTGGCTCTCCCAATTTGGTACAACATCCAAGTCCTTAGCATCGACATTCTGAACTTTTGCTGCGACTGGCTCTGACTCTGGAAATTTCCCAAAGGAAGAAGGAACTCGTCCTTCTAATCGCAAGTTAGTTTGGGTCGCCTGTCTCCAAGCCGCATACAGGATCGGTTCCGAACCTAACCAAGCATCTCGCGCTTGATTCGCTTGAAGCAGTTCATTCTCATCAACAAATTTGGCAAGAAACGCTGAATACAAATCTCTTTGACAGTAGATTCCACAATCACATTGATGGATTCTGTCAGAGAGATTTTTCTTTTTCGCGATTCCACATTGATGACAAGTTTGCGACAGTTTAGTTGTCTGTGTCGAGAACTCAATCACAGTAGCGCCAGCACTTTCAGCCTTGCGCTTTAGATGCGATACAAATTCCCCTGGTGCGCGTTTACCTACAGACTTCCCAAATAGTTTTTGAAATGATTTGTAGGAAAGCTTTTCTAATTTAACGGTATCACCCAGACTGAGAATTTCATTAACTAATTTGCCATGCAGCGACTTTCTATGAGCCGCTAATTCTCGCTCTAAATTAGCCTTGGATGTTCTGGTTTGAAGATAAGTTTTAGAATTATTCCATTGCTTACATCCCTTTTTGACAGTTCCTTTTTTCTTTTTTCCCTTTTTGTTAACAAAATCTGGATTATAGTTGTTTGGGTTGTTAGCCCTTCTAGCACGTTCCATCTTCCTTTGTAGTTGGCGAATCTTCTTTTCTACAAACTTCAATTCTGAGGCAAATAATGTTAGCCTTGCTGAGTCATCACCAACAATAGCAATAGTAGATGGCCCAATATCCAACCCAACAATTCCCTGACCAATTTGGTTTTTGGGTTTTTGAAAAGGCTTACCTTCGCAAATCAATTGAGCATAATAAAGGGTTTTACTGTTAATCCGACGACGCACCAATCTTACATATTTAACTCTACTCTTTAACCCATGAGTTATCACTGGGTCGTAGGTTGTTAGATATGGCTTTAGCTGAAGATTACCCCAAACTAAAGTCTCGTTAACCCATCTAATACCAGTTTTATTTGTCTTACCTTCCAATGAATCAAGCTGGTTTTTACCCTTGAATCTAACTTTCTTAGCTTGACCAAAAGCCACCTTAGCGGAAGTATTGAAAGCACGAGTCGCTAATTTTTGAGCAGTGTTCGAGTCAATATGTTCTCCAATCCAAGAATTACGAATAGTTGTGCAATAAGAGTGTAAATCGTACTCGCTGTAACCGTAAGCAAGATTGGCTTCTCTAAAAGCTGCTGTTCTTGCCTTACCCTTTTTGAGCGATCTTGCTTCTTGACATTTCTTGGATTGCTTAACTAGTTTTTGTCGGCGCATTGCCTCACCTAAGCAGGCATTATAAACTTGCCTACTCGCTTCAAATCTAGAAGACAAAACCCCAGCATCTTTGTCAGATACCGTTAGGGGTATCTCAAGAATAAATGATGGGGTTTTAGTTCGATTTTGGCGAGGCATTGACTTACTAATTAACTGATGACACTATTATATAGAAAGCAATTGTATACTAGCAATGCCAAACCAGTTTAAATCAAATAACAATATTTTATATGCTTGTCAATATCACATTGTTTGGTGTCCCAAGTATCGGCGCAAAGTACTAGTCAATGGTGTTGATACTAGACTTAAAGAAATCATTCAACAAGTAGCTCAAGAGAAGAAATGCGAAATCATTGAACTTGAGATTATGCCAGATCATGTTCATTTATTGATTAGTATTGACCCGCAATTTGGTGTTCAACAAGTTATTAAAATCATGAAAGGTAGGTCATCTCGCTATTTGAGACAAGAGTTTCCCTGGCTCAAAAGTAGATTACCTACCTTGTGGACTAATTCTTATTTTGTGGCTACCGTTGGCGGTGCGCCATTGGATGTGGTCAAGAAATACATTGAGAATCAAAAATGGAAGCCAGGGACTTGACTGCGATTAAAATCGCCAGCTGCGCTTCCTCCCCATGTCTAAAGCCAGGGGCTTCCGCGCACGTTTTTCGGTGACTGAAACTGACATTGCTACTTGTAATCAATTGTGCGATCGCATTCATGGTCACGATCGAGCAAAGGAACTAAAAGCAGCTGTCGATCGGGGTACAGCAACACTTGTTGAGTATAATGGCCGCATATCGGGCTACGCCACTGAAATCGGCTTCTTCGGTCACGCAGTTGGCGAGGACAATGAGGACTTAAAAGCCCTCATTGGGTCAGCCTCAGCTTTCGGCGGGTCGGGCTTCTATGTTCCAATGCGTAATGCCGATCTGTTCCGTTGGTGCTTGAATCATGGGCTGCGTCTCATTCAGCCCGAAACATTGATGAGTCTTGGTTTTTATCACGAACCAAAAGGAGCTTTTCTACCATCTGTCCTGTATTAATAAACTTGTGGTGCGGAATTTTATTTAGTAGGAAACATAACTAATTAACTGGAATTAGTAACTTAATCATTAATAGACCTCGCTTAAAAAATTAGAGACGTTGTATAAAACGTCTCTACAAAAGTTTCAAATAATACAACTTTAATTTCTAGAAATGTATATTAAAAACATTTATTGCTGATTTTGCTTTTCCTTCCTTCACCTAAATGTTTTGCCCCAGACTGATAGCTAAAATCTATCTTAAAGTATAACGCTTGGACTACTTTCCATCTTATAAAAGAGAGGGAGTAAAAGGATGTAAAGGTGAATGGTTTTCAACAAAGTAGGTCGGGGTGAAGTTGAAGAAGATGTTTTTATTTTTCCCGCATCTTTTGCTCAACAACGTTTGTGGTTTATTGAACAATTGCTACCAGGGAATTCTGTATACATTATTCCCTTTGTATTTCGGCTCACAGGTTTGTTAGAAAGAACCCAACTTCATCGAAGTATAGAGGCGATCGTTCAACGCCACGAAATCCTCCGCACTACTTTTGATGTTATAGATGGGCAATTAGTTCAAGCGATCGCACCTCAGTTATCAATCCCATTCAAGTTTACTGATTTACGAATCCTCCCATCCACGATCCGCGAAGAAACTGCACTCGCGCAAATTTGGCAAGAAATTGAACAACCTTTTGATTTAAACAAAGGATCGCTATTTCGCGTCCAACTTTGGCAATTAGAAGAGACAGAGCATTTGTTATTAATCGCACTACATCACATTATTTTTGATGAGTGGTCAAGTGGTGTTTTAATTCGAGAATTAGGTGAATTTTATCGATCGTTTGTGGAAAACAAATCGCCTAATTTACCAGAATTACCAATTCAATATGCAGACTTCGCCCACTGGCAGCGGGAATGGTTGCAGGGAGAAGTTTTGAATGCTCAATTACGCTATTGGAAACAGCAATTAAAAGATGTTCCTGTGCTTGATTTACCTGGCGCAGCTTCTTGTTCTTTGATGCCAAGTCATCGCGGCGCAAGTCAATTATTAGAATTACCGCAGCATTTGTTAGATAGTTTGGAAGAATTAAGCCAAAAAGCGGGTGCAACGCTATTCATGACCATGCTAGCGGCATTTCAGACCTTGTTGCATCGCTACACGGGACAAACGGATATTGCGATCGGTTCTCCTATTGCTAATCGTCATCGTAGCGAATTAGAAGGATTAATCGGGTTTTTAGTTAATAGTTTAGTGTTACGAACTAATCTAGCAGGCGATCCAACTTTTTACGAATTATTAGAACGAGTACGGGATGTCACCTTAGCAGCATACACTCATCAAGATTTACCTTTTGAAAAACTAGTAGAAGAACTGCAACCTGTTCGTAGTCTTGGTCAAAATCCTCTATTTCAAGTTGTTTTTGCGTTGCAAAATACGCCGATGGAACAACTTGTGTTACCGGGATTAGTTCTCAGTCCAGTAGATTTAGAAACCAAAAATTCTCGTTTTGATTTAGAGTTGTATGTGTGGAAATGTACAGATAATTTCCGAAATCTCTGGGGTAAGGATTGGCAGAATACAGATGGTTTGCGTGGGGTAATAATTTATAATACTGATTTATTTGATTCATCGACAATTACATCGTTAAGACATCATTTCCAAACATTGTTAGAAAGCATTGTTGCCAATCCCGATCGTCATCTTTCTGAACTAGCGTTATTAACTAAAGAAGAAAAAGAAAAATTATTACAATATTGGCAACAAAATCAATCCAATTATCCAGAAAATTCATGCGTTCATCAATTATTTGAGGCGCAAGTTAGGGAAAGGCCAACAGCGATCGCACTTAAATTTGGGACACAACAATTTACCTATCAAGAATTAAATCAAGGCAGTAATCAACTAGCGAGATATTTGCAAAAGTTAGGCATAAATTCAGAAATGCCTGTAGGAATTTGTTTGGGACGAAGTACAGAAGCGATCGCCGCAATTTTAGCAATATTAAAAGCTGGTGGTGCTTACGTACCTCTCGATCCTAATTACCCTAAAGAACGATTACATTTCATGATTGAAGATGCTGGAATTACTTTAATATTAACTCATGAAGAGTGGGCGGATTCACTGCAAACTGATAGAAATCAAGTTATTTGTTTGGAAAAAGAATGGGATGCGATCGCTCAAGAGTCAGATGATAACTTGTTTATTTCTGGTACAGCAGATCGACTTGCCTACATAATTTATACTTCTGGATCGACTGGAACTCCTAAAGGTGTAATGGTTCCACACAAAGCAATAAATCGGCTAGTATGTGAAACAAACTATATTCAAATCGAATTTAGCGATCGCATCGCTCAAGTAGCTAACCTCGCTTTTGATGCGGCAACCTTTGAAATTTGGGGCGCTTTATTAAATGGCGCTCAATTAATTGGTATCGATCGGGAAACGACGCTTTCACCAATTGATTTTGTTAGTGAATTGCAGCAAGAAGAAATTAGCATTTTGTTTTTAACAACAGCATTATTCAATCAAACAGTTAGTCAAATTCCTCATGCTTTTAATTCACTCAAATACTTGTTATTTGGCGGTGAAATGGCGAATGTCGATCGCGTGCGTTCTGTCATCCAAAATGGCAAACCTCAACATCTAATTCATGTTTATGGGCCAACGGAAAACACCACATTTTCTACTTGGTATGAAATCCAAGAAGTTCCAGAAAACGCTATTACAATTCCAATCGGACAAGCAATTGCTAATACACAAGTTTATTTATTATATGCTAATCTAAATCCAGTTCCGGCAGGTGTCATCGGTGAAATTTATTTAGGTGGAGATGGGTTGGCAAAAGGTTATTTAAATCGCCACGAATTGACAAATGAGAGATTTATTGATTCTAATTTATTGGGCAATTCAAAATTATATAAAACTGGCGATCGCGCTCTTTATCGTTACGACGGAAATCTTGAGTTTTTAGGACGAACAGATCGACAAATTAAGATTAGAGGTTTTCGAGTAGAGTTAGATGAAATTGAAACCATTATCGCTCAACATCCAACAGTAGAAACCGCAGTAATAGTTTTACATGAAATAGATAGTAATTCCGATAATCATCAATTAATTGCCTATCTTATCTCCAAAAAATCGATGATGCCTAATGAGCGGGATTTGCGATCGTTTCTCAAAAGCAAATTACCTGCTTATATGATTCCGGCGGCATTTGTTCTATTAGAAAAGTTTCCCCTCACAGCTAATGGCAAAGTAGATCAAAAAGCACTACCACCGCCTAATTTAACTGTTAGCAAAGAAATCATTCCCTCTATTGCGCCGACAACTTCTATCGAAGCAACCTTAGTAGAAATTTGGACTCAAATTTTAGGAAGAAAACAAGTAAGTATTCACGACAATTTCTTTGAATTGGGAGGGCATTCTTTGTTGGCAACTCAGCTTATTTCGCGGATTCGAGATCGCTTTCAAGTAGAGTTGCCTTTACGCAGTATCTTTGAAACTCCCACGATCGCAGAATTAGCCAAAAATATTGAAGCTTTGAGATGGGAAATACAGGGAGATTCTCACAGTTTAATTAATAGTTCAACAGAATTGAGTTCGCAACGACGTGAGGAGTTAGAAATATAATGAATAGAACGATCGCTGAATTTGTTTCCCACCTCAAAACTTTGGATGTACAGCTATTTGTTGAAGGTGATATTGATGCTTCGTTAGATAAAATAAAGTTGCGTTGTAATGCTCCCGAAGGAATTTTAACAACCGAATTACGCCAAGAATTAGTCGATCGCAAAACCGAACTCATATTATATTTGCAACAAGAAAATAGAAAGTCGGAAAATCGGGAAGTCGATCGACTATTTCCCGCCACATTCTCATCCCCTAATCTCC
The Phormidium ambiguum IAM M-71 genome window above contains:
- a CDS encoding non-ribosomal peptide synthetase, which codes for MVFNKVGRGEVEEDVFIFPASFAQQRLWFIEQLLPGNSVYIIPFVFRLTGLLERTQLHRSIEAIVQRHEILRTTFDVIDGQLVQAIAPQLSIPFKFTDLRILPSTIREETALAQIWQEIEQPFDLNKGSLFRVQLWQLEETEHLLLIALHHIIFDEWSSGVLIRELGEFYRSFVENKSPNLPELPIQYADFAHWQREWLQGEVLNAQLRYWKQQLKDVPVLDLPGAASCSLMPSHRGASQLLELPQHLLDSLEELSQKAGATLFMTMLAAFQTLLHRYTGQTDIAIGSPIANRHRSELEGLIGFLVNSLVLRTNLAGDPTFYELLERVRDVTLAAYTHQDLPFEKLVEELQPVRSLGQNPLFQVVFALQNTPMEQLVLPGLVLSPVDLETKNSRFDLELYVWKCTDNFRNLWGKDWQNTDGLRGVIIYNTDLFDSSTITSLRHHFQTLLESIVANPDRHLSELALLTKEEKEKLLQYWQQNQSNYPENSCVHQLFEAQVRERPTAIALKFGTQQFTYQELNQGSNQLARYLQKLGINSEMPVGICLGRSTEAIAAILAILKAGGAYVPLDPNYPKERLHFMIEDAGITLILTHEEWADSLQTDRNQVICLEKEWDAIAQESDDNLFISGTADRLAYIIYTSGSTGTPKGVMVPHKAINRLVCETNYIQIEFSDRIAQVANLAFDAATFEIWGALLNGAQLIGIDRETTLSPIDFVSELQQEEISILFLTTALFNQTVSQIPHAFNSLKYLLFGGEMANVDRVRSVIQNGKPQHLIHVYGPTENTTFSTWYEIQEVPENAITIPIGQAIANTQVYLLYANLNPVPAGVIGEIYLGGDGLAKGYLNRHELTNERFIDSNLLGNSKLYKTGDRALYRYDGNLEFLGRTDRQIKIRGFRVELDEIETIIAQHPTVETAVIVLHEIDSNSDNHQLIAYLISKKSMMPNERDLRSFLKSKLPAYMIPAAFVLLEKFPLTANGKVDQKALPPPNLTVSKEIIPSIAPTTSIEATLVEIWTQILGRKQVSIHDNFFELGGHSLLATQLISRIRDRFQVELPLRSIFETPTIAELAKNIEALRWEIQGDSHSLINSSTELSSQRREELEI
- a CDS encoding response regulator — encoded protein: MSISTSATILIVDDTPANLNVLFDFLKDAGFKVLVAQGGKSAIQKVDYAAPDLILLDILMPDIDGFATCQALKTNPTTKDIPIIFMSALSETVDKVKGLQLGAVDYITKPFQHEEVLARIQLHLNLRNLNRQIQQQNIELEKQIQERIQVEAELRKQEAKLRLITDSLPVLIAYIDCNYYYRFVNRGYEEWFNLPKEKIENRSIQELLSNTRYQELIPKLKQAFSGQVVKFENNLIREGNLHNLEITYVPDKTGDEVIGTYVLIQDVTERKQLERQLLRSQRMESLGTLASGIAHDLNNVLTPILISVQLLAMKHQDKQSQQWLELLENNTKRGADLIRQVMLFVRGMEGNHTLIQPEYLLRQIKQMLKETFPKSITISTEISPELWAVSGDETQLHQVLVNLCVNARDAMPNGGFLKLSVQNLVVDATYTQTHIDARVGSYVLLTVSDTGIGIPPEIIDRIFEPFFTTKEFGQGTGLGLSTAIGIIKSHGGFITVSSLPHQGTTFKVFLPAFISSVTKTQKELDLPMGNGETILIVDDEVAIREITQKSLEAYGYQSLTATNGMEAVSIYLQYSEEIDLVIIDMMMPTMDGSMAIRTLKAINPHLKIVAVSGLISGDKLTELTGVDVQAFLTKPFTAKELLVTINQVI
- a CDS encoding GNAT family N-acetyltransferase → MNKALEKISSVTLRAGKSEDALPCGTILYEGFRAITEKHGFGLDFPSAEFAAEMLAEILANPEVYSVIAEAEDGRIIGSNFLWEGDTIAGIGPTTVDPAAQNRSVGRRLMENVLQRAQEKKYIGVRLVQATYNNCSLSLYTKLGFDVRELLANLQGKPLSLKIPDRTVRPLKPPQV
- the tnpA gene encoding IS200/IS605 family transposase translates to MPNQFKSNNNILYACQYHIVWCPKYRRKVLVNGVDTRLKEIIQQVAQEKKCEIIELEIMPDHVHLLISIDPQFGVQQVIKIMKGRSSRYLRQEFPWLKSRLPTLWTNSYFVATVGGAPLDVVKKYIENQKWKPGT
- a CDS encoding RNA-guided endonuclease TnpB family protein → MPRQNRTKTPSFILEIPLTVSDKDAGVLSSRFEASRQVYNACLGEAMRRQKLVKQSKKCQEARSLKKGKARTAAFREANLAYGYSEYDLHSYCTTIRNSWIGEHIDSNTAQKLATRAFNTSAKVAFGQAKKVRFKGKNQLDSLEGKTNKTGIRWVNETLVWGNLQLKPYLTTYDPVITHGLKSRVKYVRLVRRRINSKTLYYAQLICEGKPFQKPKNQIGQGIVGLDIGPSTIAIVGDDSARLTLFASELKFVEKKIRQLQRKMERARRANNPNNYNPDFVNKKGKKKKGTVKKGCKQWNNSKTYLQTRTSKANLERELAAHRKSLHGKLVNEILSLGDTVKLEKLSYKSFQKLFGKSVGKRAPGEFVSHLKRKAESAGATVIEFSTQTTKLSQTCHQCGIAKKKNLSDRIHQCDCGIYCQRDLYSAFLAKFVDENELLQANQARDAWLGSEPILYAAWRQATQTNLRLEGRVPSSFGKFPESEPVAAKVQNVDAKDLDVVPNWESQVEASSHFEPPCL
- a CDS encoding CPBP family intramembrane glutamic endopeptidase; this encodes MNLKTKGILAYLAIAFIPAWLYWTMVWLTGISGTDPIFQAAVLPGAFAPALACYIVRKWVTKEGFADAGLQLKLKKNWSYYLFAWLLPLAVTAIIIILASVFNLGQPDFTLQNFFSSLNLTDGKPETSENILFFLLPTLLIQAIVLATPIVWGEEFGWRSYLQIRLLADRPLLAAIATGIIWGIWHYPLIFMGYERYDNQILGLLIFTIFTILLSIIFGWLRLKTGSVWAASVGHGATNAIGGSLTLMLFSGSKNWMWVGYNGILAWIPLGIVCAWLIFTGKLQKNQSNQLSSN